Proteins from one Mastacembelus armatus chromosome 16, fMasArm1.2, whole genome shotgun sequence genomic window:
- the LOC113136279 gene encoding DENN domain-containing protein 4B-like isoform X2, producing MTEEKCPQLVDYFVVAGLDPAGPWRPLDEDGKTFSSSSSSSTSSSSSGRAVEPVTDLVVIARGLGEEVPEGFTCIERTLGGHSAELSAGLINNPHLYLCYRRGRDKPPILDLG from the exons ATGACAGAGGAGAAATGTCCTCAGCTGGTGGACTACTTTGTAGTGGCAGGTCTCGACCCTGCTGGTCCCTGGAGGCCCCTGGATGAGGATGGCAAgaccttctcctcctcctcctcctcctcgacTTCCTCGTCTTCGTCGGGACGGGCGGTGGAGCCGGTGACGGACCTGGTGGTGATCGCCCGCGGGCTCGGAGAGGAGGTGCCGGAGGGCTTCACCTGCATCGAGAGGACGCTGGGCGGACACTCGGCCGAGCTAAGCGCCGGCCTCATCAACAACCCGCACCTGTACCTGTGCTACCGCCGAGGACGAGACAAACCGCCCATACTGGACCTGGG ttAA
- the LOC113136279 gene encoding DENN domain-containing protein 4B-like isoform X1: MTGSHGGQTGGMTEEKCPQLVDYFVVAGLDPAGPWRPLDEDGKTFSSSSSSSTSSSSSGRAVEPVTDLVVIARGLGEEVPEGFTCIERTLGGHSAELSAGLINNPHLYLCYRRGRDKPPILDLG; the protein is encoded by the exons tggaGGGCAGACAGGCGGCATGACAGAGGAGAAATGTCCTCAGCTGGTGGACTACTTTGTAGTGGCAGGTCTCGACCCTGCTGGTCCCTGGAGGCCCCTGGATGAGGATGGCAAgaccttctcctcctcctcctcctcctcgacTTCCTCGTCTTCGTCGGGACGGGCGGTGGAGCCGGTGACGGACCTGGTGGTGATCGCCCGCGGGCTCGGAGAGGAGGTGCCGGAGGGCTTCACCTGCATCGAGAGGACGCTGGGCGGACACTCGGCCGAGCTAAGCGCCGGCCTCATCAACAACCCGCACCTGTACCTGTGCTACCGCCGAGGACGAGACAAACCGCCCATACTGGACCTGGG ttAA